The following coding sequences are from one Pseudomonas mendocina window:
- a CDS encoding low molecular weight protein-tyrosine-phosphatase, with amino-acid sequence MKVLFVCLGNICRSPTAEGVFRHKLRAAGLEERVQVDSAGTGDWHVGKAPDSRTRQAALRRGYDLSAQRARQVETADFQRFDLILAMDQSNLRNLQALRPANARADLDLYLRRYELALDEVPDPYYGGEDGFEQVLDLIEQASDALLVEIKGRL; translated from the coding sequence ATGAAGGTTCTCTTCGTCTGTCTGGGCAACATCTGCCGCTCGCCTACTGCCGAAGGCGTCTTTCGCCACAAGCTACGTGCTGCGGGACTGGAGGAGCGCGTGCAGGTGGATTCCGCCGGTACCGGCGATTGGCACGTTGGCAAGGCGCCGGACAGTCGTACACGCCAGGCCGCCCTCCGCCGTGGTTATGACCTGTCCGCGCAGCGTGCACGCCAGGTCGAGACTGCCGACTTTCAGCGTTTCGACCTGATCCTGGCCATGGATCAGAGCAACTTGCGCAACCTGCAGGCATTGCGTCCAGCCAATGCCCGTGCCGATCTCGACCTGTATCTGCGCCGTTACGAATTGGCCCTGGATGAAGTGCCTGACCCTTATTACGGCGGGGAAGATGGTTTCGAGCAGGTACTGGATCTGATCGAGCAGGCCAGTGATGCGTTGCTGGTCGAAATCAAGGGGCGTCTGTGA
- a CDS encoding DNA internalization-related competence protein ComEC/Rec2: MRAGMLALALGLLSLRFLPALPPAWLLLVCAALGLALLASRLYLIGFFLLGMAWACTSAQWALDDRLAPALDGRTLWLEGQVVGLPAVANGVVRFQLEDALSRRGELPQLIRLSWRNGPEIRGGERWRLAVSLRQPHGLVNPQAFDYEAWLLAQRIGATGTVKTGQRLSEAGGLGAWRDQVRQHLLEVEAFGRAGGLAALVLGDGSGLSTADWRLLQHTGTVHLMVISGQHITMLAGLLYGLVAGLARLGLWPRRWPWLPCACVLALSGALAYGLMAGFEVPVRRACVMIALVLLWRLRFRHLGVWWPLLLALVVVLLAEPLAVLQPGFWLSFAAVAVLIVVFAGRLGSWSAWRSLGRAQWTMAFGLLPAMLALGLPVSASGPLANLIAVPWVGVLVVPLALLGTLLLPIPWLGEGLLTLAGGLLALLFLMLGQIASWLPAWLPSSVPWWALLLAVLGAALLLLPSGVPLRLPGLFLLLPALLVQSKPVPHGLAQVWVFDVGQGLSVLVRTREHALLYDAGPSFGDFDMGERVVLPSLRALDVRRLDLLLLSHADNDHAGGAGAIVDGLPVALVRSGEVERLAPGLQAEPCTAQRWQWDDVEFQLWRWAEGGPGNPSSCVLRVSAQGESLLLTGDIDSRTERALLGSELPAQAEWLLVPHHGSRSSSSPGFLNAVAPHGGLLSRGRHNSFGHPHPQVVARYIARDVVLHDTAEQGALMLWLGTYGEVNGLREQRRFWREK; encoded by the coding sequence ATGCGCGCAGGGATGCTGGCGCTCGCTTTGGGCTTATTGTCACTTCGATTCCTTCCGGCATTGCCGCCAGCCTGGTTGTTGCTCGTTTGTGCAGCGCTGGGCCTTGCACTGTTGGCCTCTCGCCTCTACCTAATCGGTTTTTTCCTGCTGGGCATGGCCTGGGCCTGCACCTCGGCGCAGTGGGCGCTGGATGATCGACTGGCGCCAGCGCTCGATGGCCGCACCCTGTGGTTGGAAGGGCAGGTGGTCGGGTTGCCAGCCGTCGCCAATGGCGTGGTGCGTTTTCAGCTCGAAGATGCGTTGTCACGTCGCGGCGAACTGCCGCAACTGATCCGCCTGTCCTGGCGCAATGGGCCGGAGATTCGCGGTGGGGAGCGCTGGCGTCTGGCGGTCAGTCTGCGTCAACCCCATGGTCTGGTGAATCCGCAGGCCTTCGACTACGAGGCCTGGTTGCTGGCGCAGCGCATCGGGGCCACCGGTACGGTCAAGACCGGGCAGCGCCTGAGCGAGGCGGGTGGGCTGGGGGCCTGGCGTGATCAGGTGCGTCAGCATCTGCTCGAGGTGGAGGCCTTCGGCCGCGCCGGCGGTCTTGCCGCGCTGGTGCTGGGTGACGGTTCGGGCCTGAGCACCGCCGACTGGCGTCTGTTGCAGCATACCGGCACGGTGCATCTGATGGTCATTTCCGGTCAGCACATCACCATGCTGGCCGGTCTGCTCTATGGTCTGGTGGCAGGCTTGGCCCGCCTGGGCTTGTGGCCGCGACGTTGGCCTTGGTTGCCCTGTGCCTGCGTGTTGGCATTGAGTGGGGCTCTGGCCTACGGACTGATGGCTGGTTTCGAGGTGCCGGTGCGGCGTGCTTGCGTGATGATCGCGCTGGTGCTGCTGTGGCGTTTGCGCTTCCGTCATCTGGGTGTCTGGTGGCCATTGCTGCTGGCGTTGGTGGTGGTGCTGCTGGCCGAGCCACTAGCGGTGTTGCAGCCAGGCTTCTGGTTGTCGTTCGCTGCGGTTGCCGTGCTGATAGTGGTCTTCGCGGGGCGCCTGGGTAGTTGGAGTGCCTGGCGGAGTCTGGGGCGTGCGCAGTGGACAATGGCTTTCGGCCTGTTGCCAGCGATGTTGGCGTTGGGGTTGCCGGTCAGCGCCAGCGGGCCGTTGGCCAATCTGATTGCCGTGCCCTGGGTGGGTGTACTGGTTGTGCCGCTAGCCTTGCTGGGAACACTGCTGCTGCCCATTCCCTGGTTGGGTGAAGGGTTGCTGACGCTGGCGGGCGGGTTGTTGGCGCTGCTGTTTCTCATGCTGGGACAGATCGCGTCGTGGTTGCCAGCCTGGCTGCCGTCGAGTGTGCCCTGGTGGGCGTTGCTGCTGGCTGTGTTGGGAGCAGCCTTGTTGCTGCTGCCATCGGGCGTGCCGTTGCGTCTGCCCGGGTTGTTTCTATTGCTGCCGGCACTGCTCGTGCAGAGCAAGCCTGTGCCACATGGGTTGGCGCAGGTATGGGTATTCGATGTAGGGCAGGGCCTGTCGGTGCTGGTGCGTACCCGTGAGCACGCGCTGCTCTACGATGCAGGGCCGAGTTTCGGTGACTTCGACATGGGTGAGCGTGTGGTCTTGCCGTCGTTGCGTGCGCTCGATGTGCGGCGCCTGGATTTGCTGCTGCTCAGTCACGCTGACAATGATCATGCTGGCGGGGCCGGTGCCATCGTTGATGGCTTGCCCGTTGCCCTGGTGCGCAGTGGCGAGGTGGAGCGCCTGGCGCCTGGACTGCAGGCCGAACCCTGTACCGCTCAGCGCTGGCAGTGGGATGACGTCGAGTTTCAGCTGTGGCGCTGGGCTGAGGGCGGGCCGGGTAACCCGAGTTCCTGCGTCCTGCGGGTCAGTGCCCAGGGCGAGAGCCTGCTGCTGACTGGCGACATCGACAGTCGCACCGAGCGGGCATTGCTGGGCAGTGAGCTACCAGCCCAGGCTGAATGGCTGCTGGTGCCGCACCATGGTAGCCGCAGCTCATCGAGCCCGGGCTTTCTCAACGCTGTCGCGCCGCATGGCGGGCTGTTGTCGCGTGGCCGGCACAACAGCTTCGGTCATCCCCACCCTCAGGTGGTGGCGCGTTATATCGCGCGTGACGTGGTGTTGCACGATACCGCTGAGCAGGGCGCTCTGATGCTATGGCTGGGCACTTATGGAGAGGTCAACGGCTTGCGTGAGCAAAGGCGTTTCTGGCGGGAAAAATGA
- the rne gene encoding ribonuclease E, translating into MKRMLINATQPEELRVALVDGQKLYDLDIESGAREQKKANIYKGRITRVEPSLEAAFVDFGSERHGFLPLKEISREYFSKSPEGGRVNIKDVLKEGQEVIVQVEKEERGNKGAALTTFISLAGRYLVLMPNNPRAGGISRRIEGEERNELREALNGLNAPADMGLIVRTAGLGRSSEEMQWDLDYLLQLWSAIKEASTSRPAPFLIYQESNVIIRAIRDYLRQDIGEVLVDSVEAQEEALSFIQQVMPQYASKIKLYEDSVPLFNRFQIESQIETAFQREVKLPSGGSIVIDPTEALVSIDINSARATKGSDIEETALQTNLEAAEEIARQLRLRDIGGLIVIDFIDMTPAKNQRAVEEKVREALEADRARVQVGRISRFGLLEMSRQRLRPSLGETSGIVCPRCNGQGIIRDVESLSLAILRLIEEEALKDRTAEVRAQVPIPVAAFLLNEKRNSITKIELRTRARIVILPNDHLETPHFEVQRLRDDSPEALSGQTSYEIAATAETEEATAHPAAATRTLVRQEAAIKAAPRSSAPVAAEPQAPLAPTKAPEPSLFKGLVKSLVSLFAGKEEEAKPAVVEKKSSERPPREERRNGRQQSRNRGGRRDEERKPREERAPREERAPREERAPREPREGQENRRERKPREERAPREERVRELREPLDATSSEQREERAERQPRGERQERQRPPREERQPRAEQAEALQDEALPNNEEQLQDDEQESNDGERPRRRSRGQRRRSNRRERQRDADGNLIENAEADEGESQVAAAATVAAAAVVAESVESSASIASEEAPAAAEPAPVEAPVTPVVEQAAVVQEQEPGASETSETVVAAEVVEAAEQPAAIVETEVAPVAPAPAQVDVPEPVAQPEVAAQVEIELAAPEQTPAVAEAPVEAAPAAPIAGGRAPNDPREVRRRKREAERLAREAAEAAVVAPVAEAAPAVVESAPVEAEAAVVEATPAAEASAEVAPASSEQAASEVVEQPQQEEASSEKEEAKPQV; encoded by the coding sequence ATGAAAAGAATGCTAATTAACGCAACTCAGCCCGAAGAGTTGCGTGTTGCCCTGGTAGATGGCCAAAAACTCTACGATCTGGACATCGAGTCCGGCGCCCGCGAACAGAAGAAGGCCAATATCTACAAAGGCCGCATCACTCGCGTCGAACCCAGCCTCGAAGCAGCCTTCGTCGACTTCGGCTCCGAACGTCACGGCTTCCTCCCCCTCAAAGAAATCTCCCGCGAATATTTCTCCAAGTCTCCTGAAGGCGGCCGCGTCAACATCAAGGACGTGCTCAAGGAAGGCCAGGAAGTCATCGTCCAGGTCGAGAAAGAAGAACGCGGCAACAAGGGCGCAGCCCTGACCACCTTCATCAGCCTCGCAGGTCGTTACCTGGTACTGATGCCGAACAACCCGCGTGCCGGTGGCATTTCCCGCCGCATCGAAGGCGAAGAGCGCAACGAACTGCGCGAAGCACTGAACGGCCTCAATGCGCCGGCCGACATGGGTCTGATCGTGCGTACTGCCGGCCTGGGCCGCTCCAGCGAAGAAATGCAGTGGGATCTCGACTACCTGCTGCAACTGTGGAGCGCCATCAAGGAAGCCTCCACCAGCCGCCCTGCCCCGTTCCTGATCTATCAGGAATCCAACGTCATCATCCGCGCCATCCGCGACTACCTGCGCCAGGACATCGGCGAAGTCCTGGTCGATAGCGTCGAAGCCCAGGAAGAAGCCCTGAGCTTCATTCAGCAGGTGATGCCGCAGTACGCCAGCAAGATCAAGCTATACGAGGACAGCGTACCGCTGTTCAACCGGTTCCAGATCGAAAGCCAGATCGAAACCGCCTTCCAGCGTGAAGTGAAGCTGCCGTCCGGCGGCTCCATCGTCATCGACCCGACCGAAGCCCTGGTTTCCATCGACATCAACTCGGCGCGCGCCACCAAAGGCAGCGACATCGAGGAAACCGCCCTGCAGACCAACCTGGAAGCGGCTGAAGAAATCGCCCGCCAACTGCGCCTGCGCGACATCGGCGGCCTGATCGTCATCGACTTCATCGACATGACTCCGGCCAAGAACCAGCGCGCCGTCGAAGAGAAGGTGCGTGAAGCCCTGGAAGCTGACCGCGCCCGCGTTCAGGTCGGCCGCATTTCGCGCTTCGGCCTGCTGGAAATGTCCCGTCAACGCCTGCGTCCGTCCCTGGGTGAAACCAGCGGCATCGTCTGCCCGCGTTGCAACGGCCAAGGCATCATCCGCGACGTCGAGTCCCTGTCGCTGGCCATCCTGCGTCTGATCGAAGAAGAAGCCCTGAAGGATCGCACCGCCGAAGTCCGCGCCCAGGTACCGATCCCGGTCGCCGCGTTCCTGCTCAACGAGAAGCGCAACTCGATCACCAAGATCGAACTGCGCACCCGTGCGCGCATCGTGATCCTGCCGAACGACCACCTGGAAACGCCGCATTTCGAAGTGCAGCGTCTGCGTGACGACAGCCCGGAAGCACTGAGCGGCCAGACCAGCTACGAAATCGCCGCCACCGCGGAAACCGAAGAAGCGACCGCCCACCCGGCCGCCGCCACGCGCACCCTGGTTCGCCAGGAAGCCGCGATCAAGGCCGCCCCGCGCAGCAGCGCCCCGGTCGCAGCCGAGCCGCAAGCGCCGCTGGCCCCGACCAAGGCGCCGGAGCCGAGCCTGTTCAAAGGCCTGGTAAAGTCGCTGGTCAGCCTGTTCGCCGGCAAGGAAGAAGAAGCCAAGCCTGCGGTCGTCGAGAAGAAGAGCAGCGAGCGTCCGCCGCGCGAAGAGCGCCGCAACGGTCGCCAGCAAAGCCGCAATCGTGGCGGCCGTCGCGACGAAGAGCGCAAGCCGCGCGAAGAACGCGCCCCGCGTGAAGAGCGTGCTCCGCGTGAAGAACGTGCCCCGCGCGAGCCGCGTGAAGGCCAGGAAAACCGCCGCGAGCGCAAGCCGCGTGAAGAGCGTGCCCCGCGTGAAGAACGCGTACGTGAACTTCGCGAACCGCTGGACGCCACCAGCAGCGAGCAACGTGAAGAGCGCGCCGAGCGTCAGCCACGTGGCGAGCGCCAGGAGCGTCAGCGTCCGCCGCGCGAAGAGCGTCAGCCGCGTGCCGAGCAGGCAGAAGCCCTGCAGGACGAAGCGCTGCCGAACAACGAAGAGCAACTGCAAGACGACGAGCAGGAAAGCAACGATGGCGAGCGTCCACGTCGTCGCTCCCGTGGTCAGCGTCGCCGCAGCAACCGTCGTGAGCGTCAGCGTGATGCCGACGGTAACCTGATCGAAAACGCCGAAGCTGATGAAGGCGAAAGCCAGGTCGCAGCCGCCGCTACCGTTGCTGCCGCCGCGGTCGTCGCCGAAAGCGTCGAGAGCAGCGCCAGCATCGCTAGCGAAGAAGCCCCTGCAGCCGCCGAGCCAGCCCCGGTCGAAGCCCCCGTGACTCCGGTCGTTGAGCAAGCAGCAGTTGTCCAGGAACAAGAGCCTGGCGCAAGTGAAACCAGCGAAACCGTCGTAGCCGCGGAAGTCGTCGAGGCTGCCGAGCAACCTGCTGCCATTGTCGAGACCGAAGTTGCACCGGTCGCACCAGCACCGGCACAGGTCGACGTCCCAGAGCCCGTCGCTCAGCCGGAAGTCGCTGCTCAGGTAGAGATCGAGCTGGCCGCGCCAGAACAGACTCCAGCTGTAGCCGAAGCCCCCGTCGAAGCCGCACCCGCCGCTCCGATCGCTGGTGGTCGCGCGCCCAACGACCCGCGCGAAGTGCGTCGTCGCAAGCGTGAAGCCGAGCGTCTGGCCCGCGAAGCCGCCGAAGCAGCTGTCGTTGCGCCGGTAGCCGAGGCAGCTCCTGCTGTCGTGGAAAGCGCTCCAGTGGAAGCAGAAGCCGCCGTGGTCGAGGCCACTCCGGCAGCCGAAGCCAGTGCTGAAGTCGCGCCAGCCAGCAGCGAGCAGGCTGCAAGCGAAGTCGTCGAGCAGCCGCAGCAGGAAGAAGCAAGCAGCGAGAAGGAAGAGGCCAAGCCTCAGGTTTGA
- the murB gene encoding UDP-N-acetylmuramate dehydrogenase → MSLNLQSDVSLKAFNSFGVDVRARLFAEAHDDEDVREALSLAAQRNLPLLVIGGGSNLLLTRDVEALVLRMASRGIRLLSDDGERVLLEAEAGEPWHPFVQWSLAQGLSGLENLSLIPGTVGAAPMQNIGAYGVEIKDLFAGLSALDRQTGELRDFTLDECAFAYRDSLFKRESGRWLILRVRFQLSRLASLRLDYGPVRQRLVEMGIEAPTASDVSRAICAIRSEKLPNPAELGNAGSFFKNPVVSFELAEQIRAEHADLVSYPAGEGLVKLAAGWLIERAGWKGFREGDAGVHRLQALVLVNYGGASGEQLLQLAQRIQADVLTRFGVVLEIEPNVL, encoded by the coding sequence GTGAGCCTGAATCTGCAGAGTGACGTTTCGCTCAAGGCCTTCAACAGTTTCGGGGTCGATGTGCGGGCTCGGCTGTTCGCCGAGGCGCATGACGATGAGGATGTACGCGAGGCATTGAGCCTGGCGGCGCAGCGGAATTTGCCGCTGCTGGTGATTGGTGGTGGCAGCAACCTGCTGCTCACTCGTGATGTCGAGGCGCTGGTGCTGCGCATGGCCAGCCGTGGCATCCGTCTCCTCAGCGATGACGGCGAGCGGGTGTTGCTGGAGGCCGAGGCCGGCGAGCCGTGGCATCCCTTCGTACAGTGGAGCCTGGCGCAAGGGCTGAGCGGTTTGGAAAACCTCAGCCTGATTCCTGGCACCGTTGGCGCGGCTCCTATGCAGAACATCGGCGCCTATGGCGTGGAGATCAAGGATCTGTTCGCTGGTCTCAGCGCGTTGGATCGACAGACTGGCGAGCTTCGGGACTTCACGCTGGACGAATGTGCCTTCGCCTACCGTGACAGTCTGTTCAAGCGCGAGTCTGGACGCTGGTTGATTCTGCGCGTGCGCTTCCAGTTGAGCCGCTTGGCCTCGTTGCGCCTGGATTATGGCCCGGTGCGCCAGCGCCTGGTGGAGATGGGAATCGAAGCGCCAACAGCGAGTGACGTCAGTCGGGCGATCTGCGCGATCCGTAGCGAGAAGCTGCCGAATCCGGCCGAACTGGGTAACGCTGGCAGTTTCTTCAAGAACCCTGTGGTGTCCTTCGAGCTGGCCGAGCAGATTCGCGCGGAGCATGCCGATCTGGTCAGCTATCCGGCTGGTGAGGGTTTGGTCAAGCTGGCAGCTGGCTGGTTGATCGAGAGGGCAGGGTGGAAGGGCTTTCGCGAGGGCGATGCCGGCGTGCATCGTCTGCAGGCATTGGTGCTGGTCAATTATGGTGGCGCCAGTGGCGAGCAGTTGCTGCAGTTGGCGCAGCGCATTCAGGCTGATGTATTGACGCGTTTCGGTGTCGTGCTGGAAATCGAGCCCAACGTCCTTTGA
- the kdsB gene encoding 3-deoxy-manno-octulosonate cytidylyltransferase: MSAAFTVVIPARYASTRLPGKPLQDIAGKPMVQHVWEQARKSSASRVVVATDDARIVEACQAFGAEVLLTRVDHNSGTDRLAEVATQLGLPADAIVVNVQGDEPLIPPVIIDQVAANLAANPQAAIATLAEPIEDVTALFNPNVVKVVADKNGLALTFSRAPLAWARDAFARTRDVLPEGVPYRRHIGIYAYRAGFLHDFVSWGPCWLEDTECLEQLRALYHGVRIHVADALEAPAAGVDTAEDLERVRHLLGA, encoded by the coding sequence ATGAGCGCAGCCTTTACCGTCGTCATCCCCGCCCGTTACGCCTCCACCCGTTTGCCCGGCAAGCCGCTGCAGGACATTGCCGGAAAGCCCATGGTGCAACACGTCTGGGAGCAGGCCAGAAAGAGTTCGGCCAGCCGAGTGGTCGTGGCCACCGATGATGCGCGCATCGTCGAGGCCTGCCAGGCATTCGGTGCCGAGGTACTGCTGACTCGCGTGGATCACAATTCAGGTACTGATCGCTTGGCTGAAGTCGCCACCCAGCTCGGTTTGCCTGCCGATGCCATCGTGGTCAACGTGCAGGGCGATGAGCCGCTGATCCCTCCCGTGATCATCGATCAGGTGGCGGCCAACCTGGCCGCCAATCCGCAGGCCGCTATCGCCACCCTGGCCGAGCCCATCGAGGATGTCACTGCGCTGTTCAACCCCAATGTGGTCAAGGTAGTCGCCGACAAGAACGGCCTGGCCCTGACCTTCAGCCGCGCACCGCTGGCCTGGGCGCGCGACGCCTTTGCCAGGACGCGTGATGTCCTGCCTGAAGGCGTGCCTTATCGTCGCCATATCGGCATCTATGCCTACCGCGCCGGTTTCCTGCATGACTTCGTGTCCTGGGGCCCGTGCTGGCTGGAAGACACCGAGTGCCTGGAGCAGCTTCGTGCGCTGTACCACGGCGTGCGTATCCACGTAGCCGATGCTCTCGAAGCGCCGGCCGCTGGGGTCGATACGGCCGAAGACCTGGAGCGGGTGCGTCACCTGTTGGGGGCCTGA
- the lpxK gene encoding tetraacyldisaccharide 4'-kinase, whose amino-acid sequence MSAADRLLDAWYRGHPALALLRPLEWLYRRVVQGKRARFLAGEGDIYRAPVPVLVVGNITVGGTGKTPLILFLIEHCRSRGLRVGVVSRGYGAKPPSLPWRVRSEHVAAQAGDEPLLIVQRTDVPLMIDPDRSRAVRALLAEEPLDLILCDDGLQHYRLARDLELVLIDAARGLGNRHCLPAGPLREPAERLSEVDAVLLNGAESDREEGFAFRLQPTALVNLASGERVALDHFPPGQAVHAVAGIGNPQRFFNTLEALNWRPVPHPFADHAQYDAARLSFEPSLPLLMTEKDAVKCRAFAAADWWYLAVDAVPTTAFVDWLDGQLARLIPGRT is encoded by the coding sequence GTGAGCGCCGCCGATCGCCTGCTCGATGCCTGGTACCGAGGCCATCCGGCCCTCGCGCTGCTGCGTCCGCTGGAATGGCTGTACCGCCGTGTGGTTCAGGGCAAGCGCGCCCGGTTTCTGGCTGGCGAGGGGGATATCTACCGTGCGCCGGTACCGGTGCTGGTGGTGGGCAATATCACCGTTGGTGGCACTGGCAAGACGCCGCTGATCCTCTTTCTGATCGAGCACTGCCGCTCACGTGGGCTACGTGTCGGCGTGGTCAGTCGTGGTTATGGCGCCAAGCCGCCGAGCCTGCCCTGGCGGGTACGCAGCGAGCACGTTGCAGCGCAGGCGGGTGACGAACCTCTGTTGATCGTGCAGCGTACGGACGTGCCGCTGATGATCGACCCGGATCGCAGCCGTGCCGTGCGCGCGCTGCTGGCCGAAGAACCGCTGGATCTGATCCTCTGCGACGACGGCCTGCAGCACTACCGCCTGGCACGTGACCTGGAGCTGGTATTGATCGACGCCGCCCGTGGTCTGGGCAATCGTCACTGCCTGCCGGCCGGGCCACTGCGTGAACCTGCTGAGCGTCTGAGCGAAGTCGATGCGGTCTTGCTCAACGGCGCCGAGTCTGACCGCGAGGAGGGTTTCGCTTTTCGTCTGCAACCGACGGCGTTGGTGAATCTGGCCAGTGGTGAGCGTGTGGCACTCGATCATTTCCCTCCGGGTCAGGCCGTGCATGCCGTCGCCGGCATCGGCAACCCGCAACGTTTCTTCAATACCCTCGAAGCGCTAAACTGGCGGCCGGTTCCGCATCCCTTCGCCGACCATGCCCAGTACGACGCCGCCAGGCTCAGCTTCGAGCCGTCGCTGCCGCTGCTGATGACCGAGAAGGATGCGGTGAAATGCCGGGCCTTCGCCGCTGCCGACTGGTGGTACCTGGCCGTCGATGCCGTGCCCACGACGGCCTTCGTCGATTGGCTGGATGGACAGCTGGCCCGCCTCATACCGGGGCGTACGTAA
- a CDS encoding biopolymer transporter ExbD: MKFRRSRRENVEINLASLIDVVFILLLFFVVSTTFTRETQLKVDLPEAASGTPPEQTALKQLEILVSADGAFSVNGQALLESNLSNLMAALQKESDGDNSLPLTISADGKTPHQAVITAMDAAGKLGFSHLRITTVEAQEAP, encoded by the coding sequence GTGAAGTTCCGGCGTAGTCGGCGTGAGAACGTCGAGATCAACCTGGCCTCACTGATCGATGTGGTGTTCATCCTGCTGCTGTTCTTCGTGGTCAGCACCACCTTCACCCGCGAGACCCAGCTCAAGGTGGATCTGCCCGAAGCGGCCAGCGGCACGCCGCCAGAGCAGACCGCTCTCAAGCAGCTGGAGATTCTGGTCAGCGCCGACGGTGCCTTTTCGGTGAATGGCCAGGCGCTGCTGGAGAGCAACCTGAGCAACCTCATGGCCGCGTTGCAGAAAGAGTCCGACGGCGACAACAGCCTGCCGCTGACCATCAGCGCCGATGGCAAGACGCCGCATCAGGCGGTGATCACTGCCATGGATGCGGCTGGCAAGCTGGGTTTTTCGCACCTGCGCATCACCACGGTGGAAGCACAGGAAGCCCCCTGA
- a CDS encoding MotA/TolQ/ExbB proton channel family protein encodes MWELVKSGGWVMLPIILCSIAAAGIIAERLWTLRPSRVAPANLLAQVWQWIKDKKLNNQKLKELRGHSPLGQILAAGLANSKHGREVMKECIEEAAARVIHDLERYLNALGTIAGIAPLLGLLGTVLAMIDIFGAFMGTTGGANTQMLAGGIAKALITTATGLIVAIPALFFHRFLTRRVDELVVGMEQEAIKLVEMLQGDREVDMSDAPAPAATAEKPGRKEGRKA; translated from the coding sequence GTGTGGGAACTGGTCAAGTCCGGCGGCTGGGTGATGCTGCCGATCATTCTCTGCTCCATCGCTGCTGCCGGCATCATTGCCGAGCGCCTGTGGACCCTGCGTCCTTCCCGTGTCGCCCCGGCCAACCTGCTGGCCCAGGTGTGGCAGTGGATCAAGGACAAGAAGCTGAACAACCAGAAGCTCAAGGAACTGCGTGGGCATTCGCCGCTCGGTCAGATCCTCGCTGCCGGTCTGGCCAACTCCAAGCATGGCCGCGAGGTCATGAAGGAGTGCATCGAAGAGGCCGCCGCTCGTGTCATTCATGATCTTGAGCGCTACCTCAATGCCCTCGGCACCATTGCCGGTATTGCGCCGCTGCTCGGCTTGCTCGGCACCGTGCTGGCGATGATCGATATTTTCGGCGCCTTCATGGGCACGACCGGTGGTGCCAATACCCAGATGCTCGCCGGCGGCATTGCCAAGGCGCTGATCACCACAGCAACCGGTCTGATCGTGGCGATTCCGGCACTGTTCTTCCATCGTTTCCTCACCCGTCGTGTCGACGAACTGGTGGTGGGTATGGAGCAGGAAGCGATCAAACTGGTGGAAATGCTGCAGGGCGACCGTGAGGTCGATATGAGCGATGCCCCGGCCCCTGCTGCCACCGCCGAGAAACCGGGTCGCAAGGAAGGACGCAAAGCGTGA
- a CDS encoding Trm112 family protein yields MDLKLLDILACPICKGPLQLSEDKTELISKGAGVAYPIRDGIPVMLESEARTLNTDERLDK; encoded by the coding sequence ATGGACCTTAAACTGCTCGATATCCTCGCCTGCCCGATCTGCAAGGGCCCTCTGCAACTCTCCGAAGACAAGACCGAACTGATCAGTAAGGGCGCTGGCGTGGCCTACCCGATCCGCGATGGCATCCCGGTGATGCTGGAAAGCGAAGCACGCACCCTGAATACCGATGAGCGTCTGGACAAGTAA